From Nocardioides sp. HDW12B, the proteins below share one genomic window:
- a CDS encoding succinic semialdehyde dehydrogenase — protein MPLPATIDDRLLGRLTDRVRSSGGATYKLLEVYTGEVITALPQSTAADVEAAYADAREAQQGWASQPLEQRLAVMKRFHKLLLKNHATVVDLMQAETGKARRMSFEEVCDVAMTTSHYLRTASRVLTDTKRGGVVPFVSTATEVRAPKGVVGLISPWNFPFATSLSDAMPALIAGNGVVLKPDNRSTLNVAFGVSLLEEAGLPAGLVQIVCGEGPDVGPAIVDGADYVMFTGSTATGRVIGERAGANLIGCTLELGGKNPLVVMPDADLDETVPGALFGSFLNAGQACMHIERIYVHALVAEEFTRRFVIAAERIALGASYDWEPEMGALISAEHLERVSDHVEDARSQGAEVLTGGRARPDLGPTFYEPTVLRGVTPAMRLAREETFGPVTAIFTYETEDEVVALANDTDYGLNASIWSRDLEAAERLGRRIRAGNIGVNDSLACAYASKSTPSGGIKNSGVGSRHGDSGLLKYTDPINVAVLKKQVLTPPADVDYAKYVKQTVLSLKAMRRLNLR, from the coding sequence ATGCCCCTTCCCGCGACCATCGACGACCGGCTGCTCGGTCGCCTCACCGACCGGGTGCGCTCGAGCGGCGGAGCGACGTACAAGCTGCTCGAGGTCTACACCGGCGAGGTGATCACGGCGCTGCCGCAGTCCACCGCGGCCGACGTCGAGGCGGCGTACGCCGACGCCCGCGAGGCCCAGCAGGGCTGGGCCTCGCAGCCGCTGGAGCAGCGGCTCGCGGTGATGAAGCGCTTCCACAAGCTGCTGCTGAAGAACCACGCGACCGTCGTCGACCTCATGCAGGCCGAGACCGGCAAGGCCCGTCGGATGTCCTTCGAGGAGGTCTGTGACGTCGCCATGACGACCAGCCACTACCTCCGCACGGCGTCACGGGTGCTCACCGACACGAAGCGGGGCGGGGTGGTGCCGTTCGTCTCGACCGCCACCGAGGTGCGGGCGCCCAAGGGCGTCGTCGGCCTGATCTCGCCGTGGAACTTCCCCTTCGCCACCAGCCTCTCCGACGCCATGCCGGCACTGATCGCGGGCAACGGGGTGGTGCTCAAGCCGGACAACCGGAGCACCCTCAACGTCGCCTTCGGGGTCTCGCTGCTCGAGGAGGCCGGCCTGCCCGCGGGGCTGGTGCAGATCGTGTGCGGGGAGGGGCCGGACGTCGGACCGGCGATCGTCGACGGCGCCGACTACGTCATGTTCACCGGCTCCACCGCGACCGGGCGCGTCATCGGCGAGCGCGCCGGGGCCAACCTCATCGGCTGCACCCTCGAGCTCGGCGGCAAGAACCCGCTGGTCGTGATGCCCGACGCCGACCTCGACGAGACGGTCCCCGGTGCTCTCTTCGGCTCCTTCCTCAACGCCGGCCAGGCCTGCATGCACATCGAGCGGATCTACGTGCACGCCTTGGTCGCGGAGGAGTTCACCCGGAGGTTCGTGATCGCCGCCGAGCGGATCGCCCTGGGCGCGTCGTACGACTGGGAGCCGGAGATGGGCGCGCTCATCAGCGCCGAGCACCTGGAGCGGGTGTCCGACCACGTCGAGGACGCGCGGTCGCAGGGGGCGGAGGTGCTGACCGGGGGGCGGGCCCGCCCCGACCTGGGGCCGACCTTCTACGAGCCGACGGTGCTGCGCGGGGTGACCCCGGCGATGAGGCTCGCGCGCGAGGAGACCTTCGGACCGGTCACGGCGATCTTCACCTACGAGACCGAGGACGAGGTCGTGGCGCTGGCCAACGACACCGACTACGGCCTCAACGCCAGCATCTGGTCGCGCGACCTCGAGGCGGCCGAGCGGCTCGGACGTCGGATCCGGGCCGGCAACATCGGCGTCAACGACAGCCTGGCCTGCGCCTACGCCAGCAAGTCGACGCCCTCGGGCGGGATCAAGAACAGCGGGGTGGGCTCACGCCACGGCGACTCCGGGTTGCTGAAGTACACCGACCCGATCAACGTCGCCGTGCTCAAGAAGCAGGTCCTCACCCCGCCCGCCGACGTCGACTACGCGAAGTACGTCAAGCAGACGGTCCTGTCCCTCAAGGCCATGCGCCGCCTCAACCTGCGGTGA
- a CDS encoding NAD-glutamate dehydrogenase: MSDWLEGLSTLQVILLVLAVVFGASVVAAVLGAWLVRMGMHRPAVVRRASALSEKGLGLVKRPLTIVVLDEVAAVIQTGHYTKNISQALLENHDELKDLVAEKVKRDPNVRLIGRLPGYDTIVSEVSETTLRVLIEMLSDPRMDELISDLLRNNLEQIKRAVRDRDHENVGPPKPPDPIPPSAPRIPGP; encoded by the coding sequence ATGTCCGACTGGCTCGAGGGTCTCAGCACCCTGCAGGTGATCCTGCTGGTGCTCGCCGTGGTCTTCGGGGCCTCCGTGGTGGCCGCGGTCCTCGGTGCTTGGCTCGTCCGGATGGGCATGCACCGCCCCGCCGTCGTGCGCCGGGCCTCCGCCCTGTCGGAGAAGGGCCTCGGCCTGGTCAAGCGGCCGCTGACCATCGTCGTCCTCGACGAGGTCGCCGCCGTCATCCAGACGGGTCACTACACGAAGAACATCTCCCAGGCCCTGCTCGAGAACCACGACGAGCTCAAGGACCTGGTCGCCGAGAAGGTCAAGCGGGACCCCAACGTCCGTCTCATCGGCCGCCTCCCCGGCTACGACACGATCGTGAGCGAGGTCAGCGAGACGACCCTGCGGGTGCTCATCGAGATGCTGAGCGACCCGCGCATGGACGAGCTGATCAGCGACCTGCTCCGCAACAACCTCGAGCAGATCAAGCGGGCCGTGCGCGACCGCGACCACGAGAACGTGGGCCCCCCGAAGCCGCCGGACCCCATCCCTCCGAGCGCCCCGCGGATCCCCGGGCCCTGA
- a CDS encoding NAD(P)-dependent alcohol dehydrogenase gives MPQTVDALVTPGPKEPFERRTVERRDPGANDVVIDIAFAGICHSDIHQAREEWGEALFPMVPGHEIAGTVSAVGDGVSKFKVGDRVGVGCFVDSCRECENCQAGDEQYCLKGEVPTYNGKEYDGEPTFGGYSKAIVVDENYVLNIPEGVELDVAAPLLCAGITLYSPLNHWEAGPGKKVAIVGMGGLGHMGVKIASAMGAEVTVLSQSLSKQEDGKRFGADHYYATSEKETFKELRNSFDLVVNTVAANLPVDKYLSLLKLNGTMVNVGIPDSPDNFHAFSLAAMRRSMAGSKIGGIRETQEMLDFCAEHGIGAEIETIGVDDVDGAWDRVVDSDVRYRFVIDTATFDSAS, from the coding sequence ATGCCCCAGACCGTGGACGCCCTGGTCACCCCCGGCCCCAAGGAGCCCTTCGAGCGCCGGACCGTCGAGCGGCGCGACCCCGGCGCGAACGACGTCGTCATCGACATCGCCTTCGCCGGCATCTGCCACTCCGACATCCACCAGGCCCGTGAGGAGTGGGGCGAGGCCCTGTTCCCGATGGTGCCCGGCCACGAGATCGCCGGCACGGTGAGCGCCGTCGGCGACGGCGTCTCCAAGTTCAAGGTCGGCGACCGCGTCGGCGTCGGCTGCTTCGTCGACTCCTGCCGTGAGTGCGAGAACTGCCAGGCCGGCGACGAGCAGTACTGCCTCAAGGGCGAGGTGCCGACGTACAACGGCAAGGAGTACGACGGCGAGCCGACGTTCGGCGGCTACTCGAAGGCGATCGTCGTGGACGAGAACTACGTCCTCAACATCCCCGAGGGTGTCGAGCTGGACGTCGCGGCTCCCCTGCTGTGCGCCGGCATCACCCTCTACTCGCCCCTCAACCACTGGGAGGCCGGCCCCGGCAAGAAGGTCGCGATCGTCGGGATGGGCGGCCTGGGCCACATGGGGGTGAAGATCGCCTCCGCCATGGGCGCCGAGGTGACCGTGCTGAGCCAGTCGCTGTCGAAGCAGGAGGACGGCAAGCGGTTCGGCGCCGACCACTACTACGCCACCAGCGAGAAGGAGACGTTCAAGGAGCTGCGCAACAGCTTCGACCTGGTCGTCAACACCGTCGCGGCCAACCTGCCGGTGGACAAGTACCTCTCGCTGCTCAAGCTGAACGGCACGATGGTCAACGTCGGCATCCCCGACAGCCCCGACAACTTCCACGCCTTCTCGCTGGCCGCCATGCGGCGCAGCATGGCGGGGTCGAAGATCGGCGGCATCCGCGAGACCCAGGAGATGCTGGACTTCTGCGCCGAGCACGGCATCGGCGCCGAGATCGAGACCATCGGCGTCGACGACGTCGACGGCGCCTGGGACCGGGTCGTCGACAGCGACGTGCGCTACCGCTTCGTCATCGACACCGCCACCTTCGACAGCGCGAGCTGA
- a CDS encoding SsgA family sporulation/cell division regulator: MSKVVVETAGWIRGEVDVETVEVALAYETADPYAVRVHITSAEGRRCWTFGRDLMADGLRSMVPVGEGAVQVQATSVLTEISYLDLDGQSTTLRLPWWNTREFIRLSQEAVARGDEHCDVDSWVMALTDQES, translated from the coding sequence ATGTCGAAGGTCGTCGTGGAGACCGCCGGGTGGATCCGGGGAGAGGTCGACGTCGAGACGGTGGAGGTCGCGCTGGCCTACGAGACCGCCGACCCGTACGCCGTGCGCGTGCACATCACCAGCGCGGAGGGGCGCCGCTGCTGGACCTTCGGCCGCGACCTGATGGCGGACGGCCTGCGCTCGATGGTGCCGGTCGGCGAGGGCGCCGTGCAGGTGCAGGCCACCTCGGTGCTGACCGAGATCTCCTACCTCGACCTCGACGGGCAGAGCACCACGCTGCGCCTGCCCTGGTGGAACACGCGTGAGTTCATCCGGCTGAGCCAGGAGGCCGTCGCCCGCGGCGACGAGCACTGTGACGTCGACTCCTGGGTGATGGCGCTGACCGACCAGGAGTCCTGA
- a CDS encoding class III extradiol ring-cleavage dioxygenase produces the protein MTGSHPLPALYIGHGAPPLLDDPVWSGQLRAWAADLPRPTGIVIVSAHWESAPLALSATAAGTPLVYDFGGFPQRYYEETYATPDATALADRVAAMMPDHETVHRHPSRGLDHGAWVPLKIMYPDADIPVVQMSLPTHDPGRLLQLGSRLRALRDEGVLVIGSGFLTHGLPFLTEFRIDAAVPGWSQDFDLWAAEALARGDVDTLASYADLAPGLPYAHPTVEHLTPLFVTLGAATDPSAPGLQRIEGYWMGLSKRSLQVA, from the coding sequence ATGACCGGTTCCCACCCGCTCCCGGCGCTCTACATCGGACACGGCGCGCCGCCCCTCCTCGACGACCCGGTCTGGAGCGGCCAGCTGCGCGCCTGGGCCGCCGACCTCCCGCGTCCGACCGGCATCGTGATCGTCTCGGCCCACTGGGAGTCCGCCCCCCTCGCGCTGAGCGCCACGGCCGCCGGCACGCCCCTGGTCTACGACTTCGGCGGCTTCCCGCAGCGCTACTACGAGGAGACGTACGCGACCCCGGACGCCACCGCGCTCGCCGACCGGGTCGCGGCGATGATGCCGGACCACGAGACCGTCCACCGCCACCCCTCGCGCGGGCTCGACCACGGCGCCTGGGTGCCGCTCAAGATCATGTACCCCGACGCCGACATCCCGGTGGTGCAGATGTCGCTGCCCACCCACGACCCCGGCCGCCTGCTCCAGCTCGGCTCGCGCCTGCGCGCGCTGCGCGACGAGGGCGTGCTCGTCATCGGCTCCGGCTTCCTCACCCACGGCCTGCCGTTCCTCACCGAGTTCCGCATCGACGCCGCGGTGCCGGGCTGGTCGCAGGACTTCGACCTCTGGGCGGCCGAGGCCCTCGCACGCGGTGACGTCGACACGCTCGCGTCGTACGCCGACCTCGCCCCGGGACTGCCCTACGCCCACCCCACCGTCGAGCACCTGACCCCGCTGTTCGTCACGCTCGGCGCCGCGACCGACCCGAGCGCCCCCGGCCTGCAGCGCATCGAGGGCTACTGGATGGGGCTGTCGAAGCGCTCGCTCCAGGTGGCGTGA
- a CDS encoding MarR family transcriptional regulator → MTRWLTQDELAAWLPLAGVMLRFNSALDSQLVRDSDLTHFDYLCLAMLSEEKDHVTSMSHLAGRTNASLSRLSHVVSKLERRGLVSRCPSDISRRVTNVRMTEQGYAVLVAAAPGHVEHVRSLIFDGLSDEDVDALRRVMLHVLGNIECAGAKDAQREGKPVPPPARVI, encoded by the coding sequence ATGACCAGATGGTTGACCCAGGACGAGCTCGCGGCGTGGCTGCCCCTGGCCGGGGTCATGCTGCGCTTCAACAGCGCTCTCGACAGCCAGCTGGTCCGCGACTCCGACCTCACGCACTTCGACTACCTCTGTCTCGCGATGCTGTCCGAGGAGAAGGACCACGTCACGTCGATGAGCCACCTCGCGGGCCGCACCAACGCCTCACTGTCGCGCCTGTCCCACGTGGTCAGCAAGCTCGAGCGCCGCGGACTGGTCTCGCGCTGTCCCTCGGACATCAGCCGGCGGGTGACCAACGTGCGCATGACCGAGCAGGGGTACGCCGTGCTCGTCGCCGCGGCGCCGGGACACGTCGAGCACGTCCGCTCGCTGATCTTCGACGGCCTGAGCGACGAGGACGTCGACGCCCTGCGCCGGGTCATGCTCCACGTGCTCGGCAACATCGAGTGCGCCGGGGCGAAGGACGCCCAGCGCGAGGGCAAGCCCGTGCCGCCGCCCGCCCGCGTCATCTGA
- a CDS encoding DUF5999 family protein, translating to MCAHTPSCPSVDDQCCWTAHVVSDHSEQGWCRLCNGVILFDDGFFIAPDGHVEPVLMSA from the coding sequence ATGTGTGCACACACGCCATCCTGTCCGTCCGTCGACGACCAGTGCTGCTGGACCGCGCACGTCGTCAGCGACCACTCGGAGCAGGGGTGGTGCCGTCTCTGCAACGGCGTCATCCTCTTCGACGACGGCTTCTTCATCGCGCCCGACGGTCACGTCGAGCCGGTGCTGATGTCGGCCTGA